In the Campylobacter concisus genome, one interval contains:
- the ftsZ gene encoding cell division protein FtsZ, giving the protein MSSFTVEENKSIYGAKIKVVGVGGGGGNMVNHIIRVNPNLNIDLIVANTDAKALENSLAHTKIQLGEKTTKGLGAGMRPEIGKAAAEESYDEVKSALETSDIVFIGTGLGGGTGTGAAPVVAQAAKDIGALTVAVVTMPFMFEGKKRRKLADCGLEELRKESDSIVVIPNDKLLTLIDKNAGIKESFEMVDEVLARAVNGMSTIVLDSGKSDINLDFADVRTIMSHRGLALMGVGEASGEDAAQEAIKNAIQSPLLDNMTINGAFGILVHFRISPSCPLADINNAMSIIHEAADEDAEIIFGTTTDDKIEDNKVEVTIIATGFQSSQKETEKKDEVQTSNANDIIKKERILRLKKVSGGYDEDYMSQLDVPSFMRHQMD; this is encoded by the coding sequence ATGGTCAACCATATAATAAGAGTTAATCCAAATTTAAATATAGATCTTATTGTTGCTAATACAGATGCTAAGGCTCTTGAAAATTCTCTCGCACATACAAAAATACAGCTTGGAGAAAAGACAACAAAAGGTCTAGGTGCAGGCATGAGGCCTGAAATAGGAAAAGCCGCTGCTGAAGAGAGCTATGATGAAGTAAAAAGTGCACTTGAGACATCAGATATAGTTTTTATCGGTACAGGACTTGGTGGCGGAACTGGTACAGGTGCAGCTCCAGTAGTTGCTCAAGCTGCAAAAGATATTGGTGCACTAACAGTTGCAGTTGTTACTATGCCTTTTATGTTTGAAGGAAAAAAGCGTAGAAAACTGGCTGATTGTGGTCTTGAAGAGCTCAGGAAAGAAAGCGATTCTATTGTTGTCATTCCAAACGATAAGCTCCTAACATTAATTGATAAAAATGCTGGCATAAAAGAAAGCTTTGAAATGGTTGATGAAGTACTTGCAAGAGCCGTCAATGGTATGAGTACGATCGTACTTGACTCAGGAAAAAGCGACATAAATCTAGACTTTGCTGATGTTAGAACAATTATGAGCCATAGAGGACTAGCTTTAATGGGTGTTGGCGAAGCAAGTGGCGAAGATGCAGCGCAAGAAGCTATAAAAAATGCTATACAATCACCACTTCTTGATAACATGACAATAAATGGTGCATTTGGTATTTTAGTTCATTTTAGAATAAGTCCTAGTTGCCCACTAGCTGATATCAATAACGCGATGAGTATTATTCATGAGGCAGCAGATGAAGATGCTGAAATTATATTTGGTACAACAACTGATGATAAAATAGAAGACAATAAGGTTGAAGTTACAATAATAGCCACAGGTTTTCAAAGCTCACAAAAAGAAACTGAAAAAAAAGATGAAGTACAAACTTCTAATGCAAACGATATCATAAAAAAAGAGCGTATATTAAGACTTAAAAAAGTTAGTGGTGGATATGATGAAGACTATATGTCACAACTTGATGTGCCATCATTTATGCGCCATCAAATGGACTAA
- a CDS encoding metal-sulfur cluster assembly factor — protein sequence MKEKIYNALSNIVDPEVGFDIVSLGLIYDASCDENGKAKVTMTLSTKSCPLHEMILGWVETAVLDIEGVKECEIDLVWEPEWNIQMASDFVKAQLGV from the coding sequence ATGAAAGAAAAAATTTATAACGCACTGTCAAATATCGTTGATCCAGAAGTTGGCTTTGATATCGTTTCGCTTGGACTTATATACGATGCGAGCTGCGATGAAAATGGCAAAGCAAAAGTTACTATGACGCTTTCAACTAAATCTTGCCCACTACATGAAATGATACTTGGCTGGGTAGAAACTGCCGTGCTTGATATAGAAGGTGTCAAAGAGTGCGAGATCGACCTTGTTTGGGAGCCTGAGTGGAATATACAAATGGCAAGCGATTTTGTAAAAGCGCAACTTGGAGTTTAA
- a CDS encoding peptidase M50, producing the protein MLLNTYAPPFKLVGGYFIAGIFFLALSVPAFFYADFDAISSLNTAGFLHIFFVGFVMSIIIGALYQLTSVILEKPFFTAKGAILNLAIFCLSLLGMCYGMLFAEAKILQISGVLLFCSLAFFATTYALSFMDNEKKSFAAFALFVSAIFLLTGITLGFCLLMILGGTLMLDFEMTLKFHVYFVLGFVFLVILGAASVLLPMFALAHDLKFTLSKASLACYILGGILLAFNENLSVLSICVAALLFIAQAFYILKKRVRKAYDYWNVNIVLSLVALLGAAVFIALDKLNLAAYFLIYGFLFAFIVAHLYKIAPFLIWYHYVAPFVGKVKVPLLDAMILKKIAYFGIAFNAVSLLCYLFSTCFELEILVQAGMIFIALSVVLLSINIINIFRFTGFKG; encoded by the coding sequence ATGCTTTTAAATACTTACGCACCACCATTTAAGCTAGTTGGTGGATATTTTATTGCTGGAATTTTCTTTTTAGCATTAAGTGTGCCGGCATTCTTTTATGCAGATTTTGATGCGATTAGCTCACTAAATACAGCTGGTTTTTTGCATATATTTTTTGTTGGCTTTGTTATGAGTATTATCATCGGAGCGCTCTATCAGCTAACCTCAGTCATCTTAGAAAAGCCATTTTTTACCGCAAAAGGTGCTATTTTAAATTTGGCTATTTTTTGTCTATCGTTGCTGGGCATGTGCTACGGGATGCTATTTGCTGAGGCTAAAATTTTACAAATTAGTGGAGTTTTGCTTTTTTGCTCGCTCGCTTTTTTTGCTACGACTTACGCATTAAGCTTTATGGATAATGAAAAAAAGAGCTTTGCAGCCTTTGCACTTTTTGTTTCAGCTATCTTTTTGCTAACTGGAATAACGCTTGGTTTTTGCTTGCTTATGATACTTGGTGGCACATTGATGCTTGATTTTGAGATGACACTAAAATTTCACGTTTATTTTGTGCTGGGATTTGTATTTCTTGTGATACTTGGAGCTGCTAGCGTACTCCTACCTATGTTTGCATTGGCTCACGATCTAAAATTTACACTTAGCAAGGCCTCGCTAGCATGCTATATTTTGGGTGGTATCTTGCTAGCTTTTAATGAAAATTTATCTGTTTTGTCAATATGTGTGGCGGCTTTACTTTTTATAGCTCAAGCATTTTATATTTTAAAAAAGCGTGTTAGAAAGGCGTATGATTACTGGAATGTAAATATCGTTCTTTCTTTGGTAGCTTTGCTTGGTGCTGCTGTTTTTATAGCTTTGGATAAATTAAATTTAGCTGCATATTTTTTAATATATGGCTTTTTGTTTGCTTTTATCGTAGCTCATCTTTACAAGATCGCACCATTTCTCATATGGTATCACTACGTAGCACCTTTTGTTGGAAAGGTAAAAGTGCCACTTCTTGATGCCATGATACTAAAAAAGATAGCTTATTTTGGTATAGCTTTTAATGCTGTCTCGCTTCTTTGCTATCTTTTCTCAACTTGCTTTGAACTAGAAATTTTAGTGCAAGCTGGTATGATATTTATAGCTCTTAGTGTAGTTTTACTATCAATAAATATAATAAATATTTTTAGATTTACTGGTTTTAAAGGATAA
- the msrB gene encoding peptide-methionine (R)-S-oxide reductase MsrB: MKKILKFILMVAMFSGLNLMAKDELIKEQTMAGQNLKEIYLAGGCFWGMQGYFKKIFGVVDTKVGYANGKSENTSYRELHESDHAETLYVKYDENRVALAEILAHFFRVIDPTSLNKQGNDVGRQYRSGIYYVSESDLPTIESFMKIEQKKFKDKIVVEVAPLKNFVLGEEYHQDYLDKNPFGYCHIDLGLADKPLYDEAKFKPLSKDELKKNLSSEQYAVTQEAATERPFSSEYDKFDQKGIYVDITSGKPLFSSTDKFDAGCGWPSFTKPITTTALSYKEDNSFMMKRVEVKSQNSDAHLGHVFDDGPSDKGGLRYCINGASLKFIPLEDMARLGYEEFIPYVK, from the coding sequence ATGAAAAAGATCTTAAAATTTATCTTAATGGTGGCAATGTTTTCTGGTCTAAATTTGATGGCAAAAGATGAGCTTATAAAGGAGCAGACGATGGCAGGGCAAAATTTGAAAGAAATTTATCTAGCAGGCGGTTGCTTTTGGGGTATGCAGGGATATTTTAAAAAGATATTTGGCGTAGTGGATACAAAGGTAGGCTACGCGAATGGCAAGAGCGAAAATACTAGCTACCGCGAGCTTCATGAGAGTGATCATGCTGAGACACTTTATGTAAAATACGACGAAAATAGAGTCGCTTTGGCTGAAATTTTGGCTCACTTTTTTAGAGTGATCGACCCGACCTCGCTAAACAAACAAGGCAATGACGTTGGTAGGCAGTATAGAAGCGGAATTTACTATGTGAGCGAAAGTGATCTGCCAACGATAGAGAGCTTTATGAAAATAGAGCAAAAGAAATTTAAAGATAAGATCGTGGTTGAGGTGGCGCCACTTAAAAATTTCGTCTTAGGTGAGGAGTATCATCAAGATTATCTTGATAAAAATCCTTTTGGATATTGTCACATTGACCTAGGTTTAGCTGATAAACCGCTTTACGATGAGGCAAAATTTAAGCCGCTTAGTAAAGATGAGCTAAAGAAAAATTTAAGTAGCGAGCAGTATGCCGTGACGCAAGAAGCGGCGACTGAGAGGCCGTTTAGCAGTGAGTATGATAAATTTGATCAAAAAGGCATTTATGTAGATATAACGAGTGGAAAGCCACTTTTCTCAAGTACAGATAAATTTGATGCAGGATGTGGCTGGCCAAGCTTTACAAAGCCTATAACGACAACAGCTCTTTCGTATAAGGAGGACAACTCGTTTATGATGAAAAGGGTCGAAGTTAAGTCTCAAAATAGCGATGCGCACCTTGGTCATGTCTTTGACGATGGCCCAAGCGATAAGGGCGGGCTAAGATATTGCATAAACGGTGCGAGCCTTAAATTTATACCGCTTGAAGATATGGCTAGACTTGGATACGAGGAATTTATACCTTACGTAAAATAG
- the purH gene encoding bifunctional phosphoribosylaminoimidazolecarboxamide formyltransferase/IMP cyclohydrolase, with protein MRALLSVSDKEGIVEFAKGLEELGWQILSTGGTFKLLKENGVKATEVSEFTASPEMFEGRVKTLHPKIHGGILHKRDDTTHVAQAKEHGIEGIDLVCVNLYPFKETTIRTDDFAEIIENIDIGGPAMVRSAAKNFKDVLIVTNVLDYDEILKRLREKSDDFEFRRSLMIKAYEHTAAYDSMIANYMNDRFNSGFGDARFIVGSKVFDTRYGENPHQKGALYEFNYFFSNNFRALKGEASFNNMTDINGALMLATSFDDAPAVAIIKHANPCGFAVKDTLLESYEAALKCDPISAYGGVVAINGTLDEKLAKKINEIYVEVIIAANVDEAALKVFESKKRIKIFTQDNKFLVRSNDKFDFKHVDGGFVFQERDYVKDEELENMKQMSKKFAAGSELKDAQIAWKVAALTKSNCVVYVKDGAMVAIGMGMTSRVDAARAAVAKAKELKIDLSGCVLASEAFFPFRDSIDIASKVGVKCVIEPGGSIRDDEVIEAADEHGMSLYFTGVRHFLH; from the coding sequence ATGAGAGCATTGCTTAGCGTTAGCGATAAAGAGGGCATTGTAGAGTTTGCAAAGGGGCTAGAAGAGCTTGGCTGGCAGATACTTTCAACTGGCGGTACATTTAAGCTTTTAAAAGAAAATGGTGTCAAAGCAACTGAAGTTAGCGAATTTACGGCTTCACCTGAGATGTTTGAGGGCAGGGTAAAGACGCTTCATCCAAAGATACATGGTGGCATTTTGCACAAACGCGACGACACTACGCACGTGGCTCAGGCAAAAGAGCACGGCATCGAGGGGATTGACCTGGTTTGCGTAAATTTATATCCATTTAAAGAGACTACAATCAGGACTGATGACTTTGCTGAGATCATCGAAAATATCGATATCGGTGGCCCAGCCATGGTAAGAAGTGCGGCTAAAAATTTTAAAGATGTGCTAATTGTCACAAACGTGCTTGACTACGACGAAATTTTAAAGCGCCTAAGAGAAAAAAGCGATGATTTTGAGTTTAGAAGATCGCTGATGATAAAGGCTTATGAGCATACAGCGGCTTATGATAGCATGATCGCAAACTATATGAATGATAGATTTAATAGCGGCTTTGGTGATGCTAGATTTATCGTGGGAAGCAAGGTTTTTGACACCAGATACGGCGAAAACCCTCACCAAAAAGGGGCACTTTATGAGTTTAACTACTTCTTTTCAAACAACTTTAGAGCCCTAAAAGGCGAGGCAAGTTTCAATAATATGACCGATATAAACGGTGCACTAATGCTTGCAACTAGTTTTGATGACGCACCGGCAGTGGCTATCATCAAGCACGCTAACCCTTGCGGCTTTGCGGTAAAAGATACTTTGCTTGAGAGCTACGAGGCCGCACTTAAATGCGATCCGATCTCAGCTTACGGCGGTGTGGTAGCGATAAACGGCACACTTGATGAAAAGCTAGCTAAAAAGATAAATGAAATTTATGTTGAGGTAATAATTGCTGCAAATGTTGACGAAGCAGCTCTTAAAGTATTTGAGAGTAAAAAACGTATCAAAATTTTCACTCAAGACAATAAATTTTTAGTTCGCTCAAATGATAAATTTGACTTTAAGCACGTTGATGGTGGATTTGTATTTCAAGAAAGAGACTATGTAAAAGACGAAGAGCTTGAAAATATGAAGCAAATGAGCAAGAAATTTGCAGCTGGTAGCGAGCTAAAGGACGCTCAGATCGCGTGGAAAGTGGCTGCGCTAACGAAGAGCAACTGTGTAGTTTATGTAAAAGACGGCGCAATGGTAGCTATTGGCATGGGTATGACAAGCCGCGTTGATGCTGCTCGTGCGGCCGTGGCAAAGGCAAAAGAGCTAAAGATCGATCTAAGTGGCTGCGTACTTGCAAGTGAGGCGTTCTTCCCATTTAGAGATAGCATTGACATCGCTAGTAAGGTCGGCGTAAAATGTGTCATCGAGCCAGGTGGCAGCATCAGAGATGATGAGGTGATAGAGGCTGCCGATGAGCACGGCATGTCGCTATACTTTACTGGCGTTAGACACTTTTTACACTAA
- a CDS encoding TerB family tellurite resistance protein, producing the protein MSGVLFLLILGGAIFLFMNVQIGSNRKKQADVDEAKFLVSLLAKVAKSDGRVSELEARLITQVLDDLSQKVSGVSGVREYLKEVYNSQKENVDNAYETARNYKREFNLNYDTCVARLTFFLNLAYIDGEFNKSEQDVIRNIAYGFGIDKETLDEIIFKFDSFYGSRFEANPDEMVQEKDAFDVLGLSKNASLEEVKARYKELVRQYHPDILMGRGESKEVIERSTKKLQEINEAYGRLKEKFGV; encoded by the coding sequence ATGTCTGGAGTCCTGTTTTTACTAATATTAGGTGGTGCGATATTTCTCTTTATGAATGTCCAAATAGGTAGTAACCGCAAGAAACAAGCAGATGTAGATGAGGCTAAATTTCTAGTTTCACTGCTTGCAAAAGTAGCTAAAAGTGACGGCAGAGTTAGCGAGCTAGAGGCTAGGCTGATCACTCAAGTGCTTGATGATCTAAGCCAGAAAGTTAGCGGCGTTAGCGGCGTGCGTGAGTATCTAAAAGAGGTTTATAACAGCCAAAAAGAAAATGTAGATAACGCCTATGAAACCGCCAGAAACTACAAGCGCGAGTTTAATCTAAACTACGATACCTGTGTGGCTAGGCTCACTTTTTTTCTAAATTTAGCCTACATCGATGGAGAATTTAACAAAAGTGAGCAAGATGTTATAAGAAATATCGCTTATGGATTTGGCATTGATAAAGAAACGCTTGATGAGATCATCTTTAAATTTGATAGCTTTTATGGCTCAAGATTTGAGGCAAATCCCGATGAAATGGTCCAAGAAAAAGATGCGTTTGATGTTTTAGGGCTTAGCAAAAATGCAAGTCTTGAAGAGGTAAAAGCTCGTTACAAAGAGCTTGTAAGGCAGTATCATCCCGACATTTTAATGGGTAGGGGCGAGAGCAAAGAGGTGATAGAGCGCTCGACTAAGAAGCTTCAGGAGATAAACGAGGCTTATGGGCGATTAAAAGAGAAATTTGGAGTTTAG
- a CDS encoding SDH family Clp fold serine proteinase: protein MALKKSKVAEAENEQKEAEQVEKRGVAKPPVLFSKTQNLIKSIEKRLNATLITYYNSNAGSVCGNDASAMYEILKGKKIDTAYLFIKSDGGSGIAALRIITTLRNYCKNLIALIPANCASAATMMALGANEIVMGPLAYLTPVDTSLKHELSPTNKGNELVSVSMDELSRVVKLWKEQDKDRPNDTNPYNSLYEYIHPLVFGAVDRASSLSLKICTELLRYHIDDDKKIAEISERLNGDYPAHEYPILFREAHEIGLHVKKMDDDLNEMLQELTLLYSEMGQRAFTDYDENSYHDNNIANIIETNGKQIYYQIDKDWFYRPEERRWNVMNDESSWRKNELVNGKIKNTIYHLW, encoded by the coding sequence ATGGCTTTAAAAAAGAGCAAGGTCGCTGAGGCTGAAAATGAGCAGAAGGAAGCAGAACAAGTTGAAAAGCGAGGTGTAGCAAAGCCGCCAGTGCTTTTTAGTAAGACACAAAATTTAATAAAATCGATCGAAAAAAGACTAAACGCCACCTTGATAACTTACTATAATTCAAATGCTGGTAGCGTTTGCGGCAACGATGCGAGTGCTATGTATGAAATTTTAAAGGGTAAAAAGATAGATACTGCTTATCTTTTTATAAAAAGTGACGGTGGAAGCGGTATTGCTGCTCTTAGGATCATCACTACACTTAGAAATTACTGCAAAAATTTAATAGCTCTAATACCTGCAAACTGCGCCTCAGCTGCTACCATGATGGCACTTGGCGCAAATGAGATCGTCATGGGACCACTTGCCTATCTAACGCCTGTTGATACTTCACTAAAACACGAGCTTAGCCCGACAAATAAAGGCAATGAGCTTGTAAGTGTTTCGATGGACGAACTTAGTCGTGTGGTCAAACTTTGGAAAGAGCAAGATAAAGATAGGCCAAACGACACAAACCCTTATAATTCGCTTTATGAGTATATTCATCCGCTAGTCTTTGGTGCGGTTGACCGTGCTAGCTCGCTATCGCTTAAGATTTGCACCGAGCTTCTTAGGTATCACATCGATGATGATAAAAAGATCGCAGAAATTTCTGAAAGGCTAAATGGTGACTATCCAGCTCATGAATATCCAATCCTCTTTAGAGAGGCACACGAGATCGGCCTTCATGTAAAAAAGATGGATGATGACCTAAATGAAATGCTTCAGGAGCTAACGCTGCTTTACTCTGAGATGGGTCAGCGAGCTTTTACCGACTATGATGAAAATAGCTACCACGATAACAATATTGCAAATATCATCGAAACAAATGGCAAGCAAATTTATTATCAGATAGATAAAGACTGGTTCTACCGCCCTGAAGAGCGTCGCTGGAACGTGATGAATGACGAGAGCTCTTGGCGTAAAAACGAGCTAGTAAATGGCAAAATAAAAAATACTATCTATCACTTGTGGTAA
- the purL gene encoding phosphoribosylformylglycinamidine synthase subunit PurL, with protein sequence MDKATIQAHKISDQEYEEILKILGREPNLLELGIFSAMWSEHCSYKSSKKYLNGFPTKAPWVIQGPGENAGVIDVGDGIAAVFKMESHNHPSFIEPFQGAATGVGGILRDVFTMGARVVANMNSLRFGEIRGDGELAKKHRYLLKGSVAGIGHYGNCMGIPTVGGETTFDPSFNGNILINAFALGLCKSDEIFYGKAEGVGNPVIYVGSKTGRDGLGGAVMASDSFNDENKSLRPTVQVGDPFAEKLLMEACLELFKKDYIIGIQDMGAAGLTSSSFEMAGRSGSGMKMYLDRVPMRETGMTPYELMLSESQERMLICAKKGYEQKVLEIFRKWDLDAEIIGEVTSSGVMQLYWHGELAGEIPIGPLSEAAPVLDRPVARPKYLDEIVNLEIPNNVDNKTAFFKLLKEPEVLNKSFIYDQYDANIQTNTIKQPGHLGAASIRVKGTKKAVSMAAQCDPRANFVDPKIGAARAVAAAGRKVAMSGAMPLAITDCLNYGNPQNPEVMWQFKEGCEGIKEACRELNTPVVSGNVSLYNDTDGVSVYPTPAIVTVGVNEDANLNLKSTFLSEGRAIYLLGETSGEFAASLYAKALFNVVGGKLKEVDYKAERALWDLVIEANKEQILEFANSVGVGGLAITLAKMASISNIGVNCEVKFKEPNFIFDESFSRAVVGVKDEAKFEALAAKFGVKFEKIGVSGGRRFKLNDIDESVDEIREIYLNEFAKIVRKED encoded by the coding sequence ATGGATAAAGCTACCATACAAGCACATAAAATCAGCGATCAAGAGTATGAAGAGATCTTAAAAATCCTAGGCAGAGAGCCAAATTTGCTCGAGCTTGGCATATTTTCAGCGATGTGGAGCGAGCACTGCAGCTATAAATCAAGTAAAAAATACCTAAACGGCTTTCCGACAAAGGCGCCCTGGGTCATTCAAGGACCTGGCGAAAATGCTGGTGTCATCGACGTTGGCGACGGGATCGCAGCTGTGTTTAAGATGGAGAGTCACAACCACCCAAGCTTTATCGAGCCGTTTCAGGGCGCTGCAACCGGTGTTGGTGGAATTTTAAGAGATGTCTTTACGATGGGCGCAAGAGTTGTTGCAAACATGAACTCACTTCGTTTTGGTGAGATAAGAGGCGATGGCGAGCTAGCCAAAAAGCATAGATATCTACTAAAAGGAAGTGTTGCGGGCATCGGTCACTACGGCAACTGCATGGGTATTCCAACAGTTGGCGGTGAAACCACATTTGATCCTAGTTTTAATGGCAACATCCTAATCAATGCCTTTGCACTTGGCCTTTGTAAGAGTGATGAAATTTTTTACGGCAAGGCTGAAGGTGTTGGCAACCCAGTTATCTACGTGGGGTCAAAGACCGGCAGAGACGGCCTTGGCGGTGCTGTCATGGCTAGTGATAGCTTTAATGACGAGAACAAATCACTTCGTCCAACGGTGCAAGTGGGCGATCCATTTGCTGAGAAGCTGCTTATGGAAGCTTGCTTGGAGCTCTTTAAAAAAGACTACATCATTGGCATCCAAGATATGGGCGCAGCAGGACTAACAAGCTCTAGCTTTGAGATGGCAGGCAGAAGTGGCAGCGGCATGAAGATGTATCTAGACCGCGTGCCGATGCGCGAAACTGGCATGACACCTTATGAGCTAATGCTAAGCGAGTCTCAAGAGCGCATGCTAATATGCGCCAAAAAAGGCTATGAGCAAAAAGTGCTTGAAATTTTTAGAAAATGGGATCTTGATGCTGAGATCATCGGTGAGGTCACAAGTAGCGGCGTGATGCAGCTTTACTGGCATGGCGAGCTAGCAGGCGAAATCCCTATCGGACCACTTAGTGAGGCAGCTCCGGTGCTTGATCGCCCAGTTGCACGTCCAAAATATCTTGATGAGATAGTAAATTTAGAAATTCCAAATAATGTTGATAACAAAACGGCATTTTTCAAGCTTTTAAAAGAGCCAGAAGTGCTAAATAAAAGCTTTATCTACGACCAATACGACGCAAATATCCAGACAAATACCATAAAACAGCCTGGTCACTTAGGTGCTGCAAGTATCAGAGTAAAAGGCACTAAAAAGGCCGTCTCTATGGCTGCTCAGTGCGATCCTAGAGCAAATTTTGTTGATCCTAAAATTGGTGCTGCAAGAGCCGTTGCGGCGGCTGGCAGAAAAGTAGCGATGAGTGGCGCTATGCCACTTGCGATCACCGACTGCCTAAACTATGGCAACCCGCAAAATCCAGAGGTAATGTGGCAGTTTAAAGAGGGATGTGAAGGCATAAAAGAGGCTTGCCGTGAGCTAAATACACCAGTCGTGAGTGGCAACGTGAGCCTTTATAACGACACAGATGGCGTGAGCGTCTATCCAACGCCAGCCATCGTCACAGTTGGCGTAAATGAAGATGCAAACTTAAATCTAAAAAGCACATTTTTAAGCGAGGGCAGGGCGATTTACTTGCTTGGTGAGACAAGCGGGGAATTTGCTGCCTCACTTTACGCAAAGGCGCTATTTAATGTGGTTGGCGGTAAGCTAAAAGAGGTTGATTATAAAGCTGAGAGAGCCCTTTGGGATCTAGTGATAGAGGCAAATAAAGAGCAAATTTTAGAGTTTGCTAATAGCGTAGGCGTAGGCGGTCTTGCTATCACGCTAGCAAAAATGGCTAGCATCTCAAACATCGGTGTAAATTGCGAAGTGAAATTTAAAGAGCCAAATTTCATCTTTGATGAAAGCTTTTCAAGAGCAGTTGTAGGAGTGAAAGACGAGGCTAAATTTGAAGCGCTTGCGGCTAAATTTGGTGTGAAATTTGAAAAGATCGGTGTTAGTGGTGGCAGAAGATTTAAACTAAATGACATTGATGAGAGTGTGGATGAGATAAGAGAAATTTATCTAAATGAGTTTGCAAAAATCGTTAGAAAAGAGGATTAA
- a CDS encoding NAD(P)H-dependent oxidoreductase has translation MKILLINGGKKFAHSDGRLNQTLHDLACEKLAKMSHEIKQTTIDHGYDIEAEVEKFIWMDAVVWQMPAWWMGEPWIVKKYIDEVFTAGHGKLYTSDGRHRVDPTKNYGKGGLLNGKKFMLSLTWNAPAETFSDPSEFFDARGIDGVYFHFRKANEFLGMRPLPYFVCYDVIKMPDVPRDLKEYEAHLEKVFKNTK, from the coding sequence ATGAAAATTTTACTTATAAATGGTGGTAAAAAATTTGCCCACTCAGATGGCAGACTAAATCAAACACTTCACGACCTTGCATGCGAGAAGCTCGCAAAAATGAGTCACGAGATAAAGCAAACTACAATAGATCATGGCTATGATATAGAGGCTGAAGTCGAGAAATTTATCTGGATGGATGCGGTAGTTTGGCAGATGCCAGCTTGGTGGATGGGTGAGCCTTGGATAGTTAAAAAATATATCGACGAGGTCTTTACCGCAGGCCACGGCAAGCTTTATACGAGTGATGGCAGGCATAGGGTCGATCCTACGAAAAACTACGGCAAGGGTGGCTTGTTAAATGGCAAGAAATTTATGCTAAGCCTTACTTGGAACGCTCCAGCCGAGACATTTAGCGATCCAAGCGAGTTTTTTGATGCGCGCGGGATCGATGGGGTTTATTTTCATTTTAGAAAGGCAAATGAGTTTTTAGGCATGAGGCCGCTTCCATATTTTGTCTGCTACGATGTTATCAAGATGCCAGATGTGCCAAGAGATCTAAAAGAGTACGAAGCGCATCTTGAAAAAGTTTTTAAAAATACAAAATAG